One window of the Maylandia zebra isolate NMK-2024a linkage group LG19, Mzebra_GT3a, whole genome shotgun sequence genome contains the following:
- the ptpn21 gene encoding tyrosine-protein phosphatase non-receptor type 21 isoform X2, whose product MPLPFGLKLKRTRRYTVSSKSCLVTRIQLLNGEFVEFTLSVESTGQECLEAVAQRLELREITYFSLWYLNKQNQQRWIDLEKPLKKQLDKYGLEPTVYFGVVFYIPSVTQLQQEITRYQYYLQLKKDVLEGRISCSLEQAIRLASLAVQADFGDFNRYDSQEFLQKFELFPIDWIQDERVLEEAIQKVALLYQSFKGLPVPEAEMLYMQEVEKMEGYGQETFQAKDNTGADVTLGSCLDGIFVKHKSERPLVLYRWHDINNMSHNRSFFALELANREESVQYQTEDMETSKYVCRMCLARLKFYKINMSSLQPQPTVVNPVRRRSSTRVSLPKPQTYMMPPPQMHYNGHFTEPYTSSQDNLYMNSQNGFYYHSQTSLDCSPLEYSSGGRLRNGSVYSAHSTSSLTNPQHYLQPSPMSSNPSITSDITRPDYVPSHRHSALIPPSYRATPDYETVMRQKNRGAGGGMVLSQEHRQSHSMRNLNIGNSYAYSRPDPLVYSQPEIRGEHGGAAQHHHYPLHLGSSFHSPSPYPYPTERRSVVGAVSVPELTNVQLQQAQEYPAPNIMKTHVYRSPPPYPYAHPRPANSTPDLSRHLYVSSSNPDLIITRRVHHSVQTFQEDSLPVAHSLQEVSEPLYSGPPQRQQYHAQKRNSIEIAGLAQSFEGIRVKERTASSSAAEMATPPPVLHGGRSQGSQLNVFLEQKNPEDIEDIKEDVQYGHKKSLSDATMLVHSSGEEEDFEDDSGRHTPLSQEALVPEQPPQQHHSLTSLSSLTPQQQQQTPTEPPPAYPIGSSLDPSITGTLTYKVHTLIHEREPLYLVSELQQPRIMPSVSEGDLSGQEKPRPKKDFKKRPVSDVPPGKKAVEGLPPAGMKKGAKSEVKKMGPLKVAHLNGLSISRQPVHSEIKDEPERASNDERCKVLEQHMEKGEVLKEYESIPKRPRGEYTIAQLPESGDRNRFQDVLPYDDTRVELVPTKENNTGYINASHIRMTVGGQEWNYIASQGPMSHTCQDFWQMVWEQGVSIIAMVTAEEESGREKSFRYWPRLGSRHNTVTYGRFKITTRFRTESGCYATTGLKIKHLLTQQERTVWHLQYTDWPDHGCPEDFKGFLTYLEEIQSVRRHTNSISDPKNSNQPVLVHCSAGVGRTGVVILSEIMIACLEHNEPLDVPKHLLALRNQRMLMVQTLSQYTFVYRVLIQYLRNSRLI is encoded by the exons ATGCCCTTGCCGTTTGGCTTAAAACTCAAAAGGACTCGAAGGTATACTGTTTCAAGCAAGAGCTGTCTTGTCACACGGATTCAGCttctcaatggagagtttgttgaGTTTACACTCTCAGTGGAGAGCACTGGACAGGAATGTTTGGAGGCAGTAGCCCAGAGACTCGAGTTAAGAGAG ATAACATACTTTAGCCTGTGGTACTTAAACAAGCAGAACCAGCAGAGATGGATTGACTTGGAGAAGCCACTGAAGAAGCAGCTGGACAAGTATGGGCTGGAGCCCACCGTTTACTTTGGAGTCGTGTTTTACATACCCAGTGTCACCCAACTGCAACAGGAGATCACAAG ATATCAGTATTACCTGCAACTGAAGAAAGATGTTTTAGAGGGCAGGATATCGTGCTCACTCGAACAAGCTATACGTTTGGCCAGCCTGGCAGTGCAAG CTGACTTTGGAGACTTTAATCGATATGATTCCCAGGAATTCCTTCAgaagtttgaactgttccccATT GACTGGATTCAGGATGAGCGAGTGCTGGAAGAGGCCATTCAGAAAGTGGCTCTTCTTTATCAGTCCTTCAA GGGTTTGCCAGTTCCAGAGGCAGAGATGTTGTACATGCAGGAGGTTGAGAAAATGGAGGGCTATGGCCAAGAAACCTTTCAAGCCAAG GACAATACAGGTGCAGATGTTACCCTGGGTTCCTGCCTTGACGGCATCTTTGTCAAGCACAAAAGCGAGCGTCCGCTTGTTTTATACAG GTGGCATGATATTAACAACATGAGTCACAACAGGTCTTTCTTTGCCCTGGAGCTAGCCAACAGAGAAGAGAGTGTTCAGTATCAGACC GAAGACATGGAAACCTCCAAATATGTGTGCCGGATGTGTCTGGCCAGGCTCAAGTTTTATAAGATTAACATGAGTAGCCT CCAACCCCAGCCCACAGTTGTCAACCCAGTCAGACGGAGATCCTCTACTAGGGTATCTCTG CCAAAGCCGCAGACCTACATGATGCCCCCTCCACAAATGCACTACAATGGCCATTTCACAGAGCCTTACACATCATCACAAG ACAACCTGTACATGAACAGTCAGAACGGTTTCTACTACCACTCTCAGACCAGCCTGGACTGCTCTCCTCTAGAATACAGTAGTGGAGGACGTTTACGTAATGGCAGTGTGTACAGTGCCCACAGTACCAGCTCCCTAACCAATCCCCAGCACTACCTTCAGCCTTCACCCATGTCCTCCAACCCCTCTATTACAAGCGACATAACCAGACCAGACTACGTCCCCTCTCACCGGCACAGCGCTCTCATCCCACCTTCTTACCGTGCCACTCCTGATTATGAGACAGTGATGCGTCAGAAGAACCGAGGTGCAGGGGGAGGAATGGTTTTGTCTCAAGAGCACAGGCAAAGCCACTCTATGAGGAACCTAAATATTGGAAACTCCTATGCCTACAGTAGACCAGATCCTCTAGTTTACAGCCAGCCAGAAATCAGGGGGGAGCATGGCGGGGCAGCTCAGCACCACCACTATCCCTTGCATTTGGGCTCCAGCTTCCACAGCCCTTCTCCATACCCCTACCCTACAGAGAGGCGATCTGTGGTGGGGGCAGTAAGTGTCCCAGAGCTCACAAATGTCCAGTTACAACAGGCACAAGAGTATCCAGCCCCCAACATCATGAAGACACACGTGTACCGATCACCTCCACCTTACCCATACGCTCATCCTAGACCAGCTAACAGCACACCTGATCTGTCACGTCACCTGTACGTCAGCAGCAGCAATCCAGACCTGATTATAACAAGGCGTGTGCACCACTCAGTCCAGACCTTTCAGGAGGACAGCCTGCCCGTTGCACACTCTTTGCAAGAGGTCTCAGAGCCTCTTTACAGCGGACCTCCACAAAGGCAGCAGTACCATGCTCAGAAACGTAACTCCATTGAAATTGCTGGGTTGGCGCAAAGTTTTGAGGGGATAAGGGTCAAAGAGCGCACGGCGTCTTCTTCAGCAGCTGAAATGGCCACACCTCCTCCAGTGCTGCATGGCGGGCGCTCTCAGGGATCCCAGCTCAATGTGTTTTTGGAACAAAAAAATCCAGAAGACATTGAAGACATTAAGGAAGATGTGCAGTACGGACATAAAAAGTCCCTTTCAGACGCCACCATGCTAGTTCACAGTAGCGGAGAAGAAGAGGACTTTGAGGATGACAGTGGACGTCACACACCACTTTCTCAGGAGGCATTAGTTCCCGAGCAGCCGCCACAGCAGCATCACAGTCTGACATCTCTCTCTTCCCTGacacctcagcagcagcagcagactccGACAGAGCCTCCTCCTGCATATCCCATAGGCTCCTCTCTTGACCCCTCTATAACCGGCACCTTAACCTATAAGGTTCATACCCTGATCCATGAACGTGAGCCACTGTACCTAGTATCAGAGTTACAGCAGCCCAGGATTATGCCTTCGGTTTCAGAGGGAGACTTGAGTGGTCAGGAGAAGCCGAGGCCCAAGAAAGACTTCAAGAAGAGGCCTGTGTCTGATGTTCCTCCTGGGAAGAAAGCAGTAGAAGGTTTACCTCCTGCG GGCATGAAAAAAGGAGCCAAGTCAGAGGTGAAGAAGATGGGCCCTCTGAAAGTTGCCCACCTCAATGGCCTGTCCATATCCAGGCAGCCAGTCCACAGCGAGATTAAGGATGAGCCTGAACGAGCCTCGAATGATGAAAGG TGCAAAGTGTTGGAGCAGCACATGGAGAAGGGTGAAGTGTTGAAGGAGTACGAGAGCATCCCAAAACGTCCGAGAGGGGAGTACACGATCGCCCAGCTGCCAGAAAGCGGAGACAGAAACCGCTTCCAAGACGTCCTGCCTTATGACGATACCCGAGTGGAGCTGGTTCCCACTAAAGAGAACAACACGGGCTACATCAATGCATCACACATTAGA ATGACAGTAGGTGGGCAGGAGTGGAATTACATTGCCTCGCAGGGTCCCATGTCGCACACGTGTCAGGATTTCTGGCAGATGGTGTGGGAACAGGGTGTCTCCATCATTGCCATGGTCACTGCCGAAGAG GAGAGCGGTCGAGAAAAGAGCTTTAGATACTGGCCCCGACTTGGCTCCCGGCACAACACAGTGACGTACGGGCGCTTCAAGATCACCACGCGGTTCCGCACAGAGTCCGGCTGCTACGCCACCACTGGGCTAAAGATCAAACACCTCCTGACGCAACAAGAGAGGACTGTCTGGCACCTGCAGTATACAGACTGGCCTGACCACGGCTGTCCCGAGGACTTCAAAGGCTTCCTCA CCTACTTGGAGGAGATCCAGTCTGTGAGAAGACACACAAATAGCATCAGTGACCCAAAGAACTCCAACCAGCCTGTGCTGGTGCACTGCAGCGCAGGAGTGGGTCGGACTGGAGTTGTCATCCTGTCTGAGATCATGATAGCGTGTCTAGAGCACAATGAG cCATTGGATGTTCCCAAGCACCTGTTGGCGCTACGCAATCAGAGGATGCTGATGGTTCAGACCTTGTCCCAGTACACCTTCGTGTACAGGGTCCTCATCCAGTACCTCCGCAACTCCCGGCTGATCTGA
- the ptpn21 gene encoding tyrosine-protein phosphatase non-receptor type 21 isoform X1: MPLPFGLKLKRTRRYTVSSKSCLVTRIQLLNGEFVEFTLSVESTGQECLEAVAQRLELREITYFSLWYLNKQNQQRWIDLEKPLKKQLDKYGLEPTVYFGVVFYIPSVTQLQQEITRYQYYLQLKKDVLEGRISCSLEQAIRLASLAVQADFGDFNRYDSQEFLQKFELFPIDWIQDERVLEEAIQKVALLYQSFKGLPVPEAEMLYMQEVEKMEGYGQETFQAKDNTGADVTLGSCLDGIFVKHKSERPLVLYRWHDINNMSHNRSFFALELANREESVQYQTEDMETSKYVCRMCLARLKFYKINMSSLEECDPLPSEGSQKSLLFLSFPRFPMLSRPSLPSNKGQPQPTVVNPVRRRSSTRVSLPKPQTYMMPPPQMHYNGHFTEPYTSSQDNLYMNSQNGFYYHSQTSLDCSPLEYSSGGRLRNGSVYSAHSTSSLTNPQHYLQPSPMSSNPSITSDITRPDYVPSHRHSALIPPSYRATPDYETVMRQKNRGAGGGMVLSQEHRQSHSMRNLNIGNSYAYSRPDPLVYSQPEIRGEHGGAAQHHHYPLHLGSSFHSPSPYPYPTERRSVVGAVSVPELTNVQLQQAQEYPAPNIMKTHVYRSPPPYPYAHPRPANSTPDLSRHLYVSSSNPDLIITRRVHHSVQTFQEDSLPVAHSLQEVSEPLYSGPPQRQQYHAQKRNSIEIAGLAQSFEGIRVKERTASSSAAEMATPPPVLHGGRSQGSQLNVFLEQKNPEDIEDIKEDVQYGHKKSLSDATMLVHSSGEEEDFEDDSGRHTPLSQEALVPEQPPQQHHSLTSLSSLTPQQQQQTPTEPPPAYPIGSSLDPSITGTLTYKVHTLIHEREPLYLVSELQQPRIMPSVSEGDLSGQEKPRPKKDFKKRPVSDVPPGKKAVEGLPPAGMKKGAKSEVKKMGPLKVAHLNGLSISRQPVHSEIKDEPERASNDERCKVLEQHMEKGEVLKEYESIPKRPRGEYTIAQLPESGDRNRFQDVLPYDDTRVELVPTKENNTGYINASHIRMTVGGQEWNYIASQGPMSHTCQDFWQMVWEQGVSIIAMVTAEEESGREKSFRYWPRLGSRHNTVTYGRFKITTRFRTESGCYATTGLKIKHLLTQQERTVWHLQYTDWPDHGCPEDFKGFLTYLEEIQSVRRHTNSISDPKNSNQPVLVHCSAGVGRTGVVILSEIMIACLEHNEPLDVPKHLLALRNQRMLMVQTLSQYTFVYRVLIQYLRNSRLI, encoded by the exons ATGCCCTTGCCGTTTGGCTTAAAACTCAAAAGGACTCGAAGGTATACTGTTTCAAGCAAGAGCTGTCTTGTCACACGGATTCAGCttctcaatggagagtttgttgaGTTTACACTCTCAGTGGAGAGCACTGGACAGGAATGTTTGGAGGCAGTAGCCCAGAGACTCGAGTTAAGAGAG ATAACATACTTTAGCCTGTGGTACTTAAACAAGCAGAACCAGCAGAGATGGATTGACTTGGAGAAGCCACTGAAGAAGCAGCTGGACAAGTATGGGCTGGAGCCCACCGTTTACTTTGGAGTCGTGTTTTACATACCCAGTGTCACCCAACTGCAACAGGAGATCACAAG ATATCAGTATTACCTGCAACTGAAGAAAGATGTTTTAGAGGGCAGGATATCGTGCTCACTCGAACAAGCTATACGTTTGGCCAGCCTGGCAGTGCAAG CTGACTTTGGAGACTTTAATCGATATGATTCCCAGGAATTCCTTCAgaagtttgaactgttccccATT GACTGGATTCAGGATGAGCGAGTGCTGGAAGAGGCCATTCAGAAAGTGGCTCTTCTTTATCAGTCCTTCAA GGGTTTGCCAGTTCCAGAGGCAGAGATGTTGTACATGCAGGAGGTTGAGAAAATGGAGGGCTATGGCCAAGAAACCTTTCAAGCCAAG GACAATACAGGTGCAGATGTTACCCTGGGTTCCTGCCTTGACGGCATCTTTGTCAAGCACAAAAGCGAGCGTCCGCTTGTTTTATACAG GTGGCATGATATTAACAACATGAGTCACAACAGGTCTTTCTTTGCCCTGGAGCTAGCCAACAGAGAAGAGAGTGTTCAGTATCAGACC GAAGACATGGAAACCTCCAAATATGTGTGCCGGATGTGTCTGGCCAGGCTCAAGTTTTATAAGATTAACATGAGTAGCCT AGAGGAGTGTGACCCCCTGCCTTCTGAGGGCTCCCAGAAGTCCCTTCTCTTTCTATCCTTTCCTCGTTTTCCAATGCTCTCTCGTCCCTCTCTGCCTTCTAATAAGGG CCAACCCCAGCCCACAGTTGTCAACCCAGTCAGACGGAGATCCTCTACTAGGGTATCTCTG CCAAAGCCGCAGACCTACATGATGCCCCCTCCACAAATGCACTACAATGGCCATTTCACAGAGCCTTACACATCATCACAAG ACAACCTGTACATGAACAGTCAGAACGGTTTCTACTACCACTCTCAGACCAGCCTGGACTGCTCTCCTCTAGAATACAGTAGTGGAGGACGTTTACGTAATGGCAGTGTGTACAGTGCCCACAGTACCAGCTCCCTAACCAATCCCCAGCACTACCTTCAGCCTTCACCCATGTCCTCCAACCCCTCTATTACAAGCGACATAACCAGACCAGACTACGTCCCCTCTCACCGGCACAGCGCTCTCATCCCACCTTCTTACCGTGCCACTCCTGATTATGAGACAGTGATGCGTCAGAAGAACCGAGGTGCAGGGGGAGGAATGGTTTTGTCTCAAGAGCACAGGCAAAGCCACTCTATGAGGAACCTAAATATTGGAAACTCCTATGCCTACAGTAGACCAGATCCTCTAGTTTACAGCCAGCCAGAAATCAGGGGGGAGCATGGCGGGGCAGCTCAGCACCACCACTATCCCTTGCATTTGGGCTCCAGCTTCCACAGCCCTTCTCCATACCCCTACCCTACAGAGAGGCGATCTGTGGTGGGGGCAGTAAGTGTCCCAGAGCTCACAAATGTCCAGTTACAACAGGCACAAGAGTATCCAGCCCCCAACATCATGAAGACACACGTGTACCGATCACCTCCACCTTACCCATACGCTCATCCTAGACCAGCTAACAGCACACCTGATCTGTCACGTCACCTGTACGTCAGCAGCAGCAATCCAGACCTGATTATAACAAGGCGTGTGCACCACTCAGTCCAGACCTTTCAGGAGGACAGCCTGCCCGTTGCACACTCTTTGCAAGAGGTCTCAGAGCCTCTTTACAGCGGACCTCCACAAAGGCAGCAGTACCATGCTCAGAAACGTAACTCCATTGAAATTGCTGGGTTGGCGCAAAGTTTTGAGGGGATAAGGGTCAAAGAGCGCACGGCGTCTTCTTCAGCAGCTGAAATGGCCACACCTCCTCCAGTGCTGCATGGCGGGCGCTCTCAGGGATCCCAGCTCAATGTGTTTTTGGAACAAAAAAATCCAGAAGACATTGAAGACATTAAGGAAGATGTGCAGTACGGACATAAAAAGTCCCTTTCAGACGCCACCATGCTAGTTCACAGTAGCGGAGAAGAAGAGGACTTTGAGGATGACAGTGGACGTCACACACCACTTTCTCAGGAGGCATTAGTTCCCGAGCAGCCGCCACAGCAGCATCACAGTCTGACATCTCTCTCTTCCCTGacacctcagcagcagcagcagactccGACAGAGCCTCCTCCTGCATATCCCATAGGCTCCTCTCTTGACCCCTCTATAACCGGCACCTTAACCTATAAGGTTCATACCCTGATCCATGAACGTGAGCCACTGTACCTAGTATCAGAGTTACAGCAGCCCAGGATTATGCCTTCGGTTTCAGAGGGAGACTTGAGTGGTCAGGAGAAGCCGAGGCCCAAGAAAGACTTCAAGAAGAGGCCTGTGTCTGATGTTCCTCCTGGGAAGAAAGCAGTAGAAGGTTTACCTCCTGCG GGCATGAAAAAAGGAGCCAAGTCAGAGGTGAAGAAGATGGGCCCTCTGAAAGTTGCCCACCTCAATGGCCTGTCCATATCCAGGCAGCCAGTCCACAGCGAGATTAAGGATGAGCCTGAACGAGCCTCGAATGATGAAAGG TGCAAAGTGTTGGAGCAGCACATGGAGAAGGGTGAAGTGTTGAAGGAGTACGAGAGCATCCCAAAACGTCCGAGAGGGGAGTACACGATCGCCCAGCTGCCAGAAAGCGGAGACAGAAACCGCTTCCAAGACGTCCTGCCTTATGACGATACCCGAGTGGAGCTGGTTCCCACTAAAGAGAACAACACGGGCTACATCAATGCATCACACATTAGA ATGACAGTAGGTGGGCAGGAGTGGAATTACATTGCCTCGCAGGGTCCCATGTCGCACACGTGTCAGGATTTCTGGCAGATGGTGTGGGAACAGGGTGTCTCCATCATTGCCATGGTCACTGCCGAAGAG GAGAGCGGTCGAGAAAAGAGCTTTAGATACTGGCCCCGACTTGGCTCCCGGCACAACACAGTGACGTACGGGCGCTTCAAGATCACCACGCGGTTCCGCACAGAGTCCGGCTGCTACGCCACCACTGGGCTAAAGATCAAACACCTCCTGACGCAACAAGAGAGGACTGTCTGGCACCTGCAGTATACAGACTGGCCTGACCACGGCTGTCCCGAGGACTTCAAAGGCTTCCTCA CCTACTTGGAGGAGATCCAGTCTGTGAGAAGACACACAAATAGCATCAGTGACCCAAAGAACTCCAACCAGCCTGTGCTGGTGCACTGCAGCGCAGGAGTGGGTCGGACTGGAGTTGTCATCCTGTCTGAGATCATGATAGCGTGTCTAGAGCACAATGAG cCATTGGATGTTCCCAAGCACCTGTTGGCGCTACGCAATCAGAGGATGCTGATGGTTCAGACCTTGTCCCAGTACACCTTCGTGTACAGGGTCCTCATCCAGTACCTCCGCAACTCCCGGCTGATCTGA
- the fam98b gene encoding protein FAM98B yields the protein MECDILDSLEQLGYDGPLLEEKALLRAAEGGLQSLEYVDLCKWLSARLKPLCDLEESITSGPDDMDSLQLEMSGLLRELHCPCEVSGILKGTGQKTKDHLKFVLFLSSELQAAQIVRSRQVSDKQGQSPVNQELTAICETLKLPVPKGQEAAGVFSQLQNKVENLLKTLPGASVGNPVLKKSLGSEQWEKLQSINATLSSEYECRRRMLIKRLDVTVQSFGWSDRAKVKVDSMAGAYQPKRHSLRPQSFVDIAALLAAREDLCNVVKTSSGSSREKTACAVNKILMGRVPDRGGRPSEIEAPPPEMPPWQKRQDGGGGGWGGRGGGGGGRGGGAWGQGGRGGGGGWGGGGGRGGGGGGWRGGGWNQGGHGRHGDYGGHSGHGGKRGRY from the exons ATGGAGTGTGACATTTTGGACTCGTTAGAGCAGCTTGG CTATGACGGCCCTCTGCTTGAGGAGAAGGCGCTGCTCAGAGCCGCGGAAGGAGGCCTGCAGTCGCTTGAATATGTGGATCTCTGCAAGTGGCTGTCAGCCAGGTTAAAGCCCCTGTGTGACCTGGAGGAGAGCATCACCTCAGGCCCAG ACGATATGGACAGCCTCCAGCTGGAGATGAGTGGTCTGCTGAGGGAGCTGCACTGCCCCTGTGAAGTTTCAGGGATTCTCAAGGGCACTGGGCAGAAAACAAAAGACCATCTCAAGTTTGTCT tgtttttaagctCTGAGCTTCAGGCCGCCCAGATTGTGAGAAGCAGGCAAGTCTCTGATAAACAAGGCCAGAGTCCAGTGAACCAGGAGCTCACAGCAATCTGTGAAACTCTGAAACTACCTGTGCCAAAGGGACAGGAGGCCGCAGGAGTTTTCTCTCAACTTCAAAATAAG GTTGAAAACTTGCTTAAAACCCTTCCTGGTGCCTCTGTTGGAAACCCAGTGCTGAAGAAATCACTCGGTAGTGAACAGTGG GAAAAATTACAAAGCATCAACGCAACTCTATCGTCTGAGTACGAATGTCGCCGCAGGATGCTGATCAAACGGCTCGACGTCACTGTTCAGTCATTTGGGTGGTCAGACAGAGCCAAG gTGAAGGTGGACAGCATGGCAGGAGCCTACCAGCCTAAGAGACACTCTCTGAGGCCTCAGTCCTTTGTGGACATAGCGGCGCTGCTGGCTGCCAGAGAAGATCTCTGCAATGTGGTGAAGACCAGCAGCGGCTCGAGCAGGGAGAAGACCGCTTGTGCCGTCAACAAG ATCTTGATGGGAAGAGTACCAGATCGAGGAGGACGTCCCTCAGAGATCGAAGCCCCGCCTCCTGAGATGCCCCCCTGGCAGAAAAGACAAGATGGCGGAGGTGGTGGCTGGGGAGGACGTGGCGGTGGTGGTGGGGGACGAGGTGGAGGAGCCTGGGGACAAGGAGGACGAGGTGGTGGAGGTGgatggggaggaggaggaggaagaggagggggtggAGGTGGTTGGAGAGGAGGTGGGTGGAATCAAGGAGGACACGGCAGACACGGAGATTACGGAGGACACAGTGGGCACGGAGGGAAGCGAGGACGGTACTAG